In Thioalkalivibrio sp. XN279, a single window of DNA contains:
- the metH gene encoding methionine synthase, translating to MPEQRARHRQPDRSAELAELMRRRILLLDGATGTLMQERKLVEADFRGERFAAHPSDLKGNFDLLCLVRPDIVADGHRAYLDAGADVIETNTFSATAIAQADYGLESAVADINYAAARIARECADAAAADGRPRFVAGVLGPTNRTASISPDVTDPGKRNVRFDQLVAAYREAALALADGGADILMVETVFDTLNARAALYALDAMFEEEGFRLPVMVSGTITDASGRTLSGQTVEAFWNSVRHARPLAVGFNCALGAEQLRPHVEELSGLADTFVSVHPNAGLPNAFGGYDQDAATMAALIGEFADSGFVNIIGGCCGTRPEHIAALAEAVRGKPPRVIPQRPPACRLSGLEALNITPESLFVNVGERTNVTGSARFRKLIEAGDYAAAVDVARQQVDSGAQIVDVNMDEGMLDSEAAMQTFLDLLAAEPDVARVPVMIDSSKWSVLETGLKCLQGKPVVNSISLKEGEETFLGQAREIRRHGAAVIVMAFDEQGQAETLERRLEICRRSWRLLTETIGFPAEDIIFDPNIFAVATGIEAHDRYALDFIEATRAIREDLGALISGGVSNVSFAFRGNDRVREAMHSVFLYHAIRAGMSMGIVNAGQLAIYEDIPARLREAVEDVILARRPDATERLLTLANEFRGGPGAKRESEDLAWREWPVIRRLEHALVKGIDEFIVADTEAARVELGRPLDVIEGPLMSGMNVVGDLFGEGKMFLPQVVKSARVMKKAVAHLVPYLEQEKEADRQPRARIIMATVKGDVHDIGKNIVGVVLQCNGFEVVDLGVMVPCDRILETARKEGADIIGLSGLITPSLDEMIHVAAEMQRLGFEQPLLIGGATTSPAHTSVKIDPAYAGPVVYVKDASRAVGVVQQLISVEQGDAFRAKVEQEHEQRRVQHSRPRSKGPQLSLAEARANRFDGGWQDYTPPAPLQPGIQVLDDVPLETLVEYIDWMPFFNAWEFSGRFPAILDDPERGEVARSLYADAREMLDQLVRERWLRARGVIGLFPAASDGDDIRVYAGEDRDEVRLVLHQLREQKRKAPGQPNLCLADFVAPVDSGRADWIGAFAVTAGEGIDAHVARFEAEHDDYRAILLKALADRLAEAFAEYLHLKVRRETWGYAPGEQLGNQALIAEDYRGIRPAPGYPACPDHTEKGTLWQLLDVATRTGMRLTEHYAMMPAASVSGWYFAHPGARYFQVGRIDRDQVEDYAARKDWSVAEAERWLAPILGYTRSAA from the coding sequence ATGCCTGAGCAGCGCGCGCGACATCGCCAGCCGGACCGGAGCGCCGAGCTGGCCGAGCTGATGCGCCGGCGCATCCTGCTGCTGGACGGCGCCACCGGGACGCTGATGCAGGAGCGCAAGCTGGTCGAGGCGGATTTCCGTGGCGAGCGCTTCGCGGCCCACCCGTCGGACCTGAAGGGCAACTTCGACCTGCTGTGCCTGGTGCGGCCCGATATCGTCGCCGACGGACACCGGGCCTACCTGGACGCCGGCGCCGACGTCATCGAGACCAACACCTTCAGCGCCACAGCGATCGCCCAGGCGGATTACGGGCTGGAGTCGGCGGTGGCGGACATCAACTATGCCGCGGCGCGCATCGCGCGCGAGTGCGCCGATGCGGCCGCCGCCGACGGGCGCCCGCGCTTCGTCGCCGGCGTGCTGGGGCCGACCAACCGCACCGCCTCGATCTCGCCCGACGTCACCGACCCCGGCAAGCGCAACGTGCGCTTCGACCAATTGGTCGCGGCCTATCGCGAGGCCGCGCTGGCGCTGGCCGACGGCGGCGCCGACATCCTCATGGTCGAGACCGTGTTCGACACGCTCAACGCGCGCGCCGCGCTGTATGCGCTCGACGCCATGTTCGAGGAGGAGGGCTTCCGCCTGCCGGTCATGGTCTCGGGCACTATCACCGACGCCTCCGGCCGCACGCTCTCCGGACAGACGGTCGAGGCCTTCTGGAATTCCGTTCGGCATGCCCGCCCGCTGGCGGTGGGCTTCAACTGCGCCCTCGGCGCCGAGCAGCTGCGGCCGCACGTCGAGGAGCTGTCCGGTCTCGCCGACACCTTCGTCAGCGTGCACCCGAACGCCGGGCTGCCGAACGCTTTCGGCGGCTACGACCAGGACGCCGCCACCATGGCGGCGCTGATCGGGGAATTCGCCGACAGCGGCTTCGTCAACATCATCGGCGGCTGCTGCGGCACCCGTCCCGAGCACATTGCCGCGCTGGCCGAGGCGGTGCGCGGCAAGCCGCCGCGCGTCATCCCGCAACGGCCGCCGGCCTGCCGCCTGAGCGGCCTGGAGGCGCTGAACATCACGCCCGAGTCGCTGTTCGTGAACGTGGGCGAGCGCACCAACGTCACCGGCTCGGCGCGCTTCCGCAAGCTCATCGAGGCGGGCGACTACGCGGCGGCGGTCGACGTGGCGCGCCAGCAGGTGGACAGCGGCGCGCAGATCGTCGACGTCAACATGGACGAGGGGATGCTCGACTCCGAGGCGGCGATGCAGACCTTCCTCGACCTGCTGGCGGCCGAACCCGACGTGGCGCGCGTGCCGGTGATGATCGACTCCTCGAAGTGGTCGGTGCTGGAAACCGGCCTGAAGTGCCTGCAGGGCAAGCCGGTGGTGAACTCCATCAGCCTCAAGGAAGGCGAGGAGACGTTCCTTGGCCAGGCCCGCGAGATCCGCCGCCACGGCGCCGCCGTCATCGTCATGGCCTTCGACGAGCAGGGCCAGGCGGAGACGCTGGAGCGGCGGCTGGAGATCTGTCGCCGTTCCTGGCGGCTGCTCACAGAGACCATCGGCTTCCCGGCCGAGGACATCATTTTCGATCCGAACATCTTCGCTGTCGCCACCGGCATCGAGGCGCACGACCGCTATGCGCTGGACTTCATCGAGGCCACGCGCGCGATCCGCGAGGATCTCGGTGCGTTGATCAGCGGCGGCGTGTCCAACGTCTCCTTCGCTTTCCGCGGCAACGACCGCGTGCGCGAGGCCATGCACTCGGTGTTCCTCTACCACGCCATCCGCGCCGGCATGAGCATGGGCATCGTCAACGCCGGCCAGCTCGCCATCTACGAGGACATCCCGGCCCGGCTGCGCGAGGCCGTCGAGGACGTGATCCTGGCGCGCCGGCCCGACGCCACCGAGCGGCTGCTCACCCTCGCCAACGAGTTCCGCGGTGGGCCGGGCGCGAAGCGCGAGAGCGAGGACCTGGCCTGGCGCGAGTGGCCCGTGATTCGCCGCCTCGAGCATGCGCTGGTGAAAGGTATCGATGAATTCATCGTGGCCGACACGGAGGCCGCGCGCGTGGAACTCGGCCGGCCGTTGGACGTGATCGAGGGCCCGCTGATGTCCGGCATGAACGTGGTCGGCGACCTGTTCGGCGAAGGGAAGATGTTCCTGCCGCAGGTGGTGAAGTCGGCGCGGGTGATGAAAAAGGCGGTGGCGCATCTCGTGCCCTACCTGGAGCAGGAGAAGGAAGCCGACCGGCAGCCGCGCGCCCGCATCATCATGGCGACGGTGAAGGGCGACGTGCACGACATCGGCAAGAACATCGTCGGCGTGGTGCTCCAGTGCAACGGCTTCGAGGTCGTCGACCTCGGCGTGATGGTGCCTTGCGACCGCATCCTCGAGACCGCACGCAAGGAAGGCGCGGACATCATCGGCCTGTCGGGCCTGATCACGCCGTCGCTGGACGAGATGATCCACGTGGCGGCGGAGATGCAGCGGCTCGGCTTCGAGCAGCCGCTGCTGATCGGCGGCGCCACCACCTCGCCGGCGCACACCTCGGTGAAGATCGACCCGGCGTACGCAGGCCCGGTGGTGTACGTGAAGGACGCCTCGCGCGCGGTGGGCGTGGTGCAGCAGCTCATCAGCGTGGAACAGGGCGATGCCTTCCGCGCCAAGGTGGAACAGGAGCACGAGCAGCGCCGCGTCCAGCACAGCCGGCCGCGCAGCAAGGGCCCGCAGTTGAGCCTGGCCGAGGCGCGGGCGAACCGTTTCGACGGCGGCTGGCAGGACTACACGCCGCCCGCGCCGCTGCAGCCCGGCATCCAGGTGCTGGACGATGTGCCACTGGAGACGCTGGTCGAGTACATCGACTGGATGCCTTTCTTCAACGCCTGGGAATTCTCGGGGCGTTTCCCCGCCATCCTGGACGATCCGGAGCGGGGCGAGGTCGCCCGTTCCTTGTACGCCGATGCACGCGAGATGCTCGACCAGCTGGTGCGTGAACGCTGGTTGCGCGCGCGCGGCGTGATCGGCCTGTTCCCTGCCGCCAGCGACGGCGACGACATCCGCGTCTACGCGGGCGAGGATCGCGACGAGGTGCGCCTGGTCCTGCACCAGTTGCGCGAGCAGAAGCGCAAGGCCCCGGGCCAGCCGAACCTGTGCCTGGCCGACTTCGTCGCGCCCGTCGACAGCGGCAGAGCGGACTGGATCGGCGCCTTCGCGGTGACCGCGGGCGAGGGCATCGACGCCCACGTGGCGCGCTTCGAGGCCGAGCACGACGACTACCGCGCCATCCTGCTCAAGGCGCTGGCCGACCGGCTCGCGGAAGCCTTTGCCGAGTACCTGCACCTGAAGGTGCGTCGCGAAACCTGGGGTTATGCGCCCGGGGAGCAGCTCGGCAACCAGGCGCTCATCGCCGAGGACTACCGCGGCATCCGCCCCGCACCGGGGTATCCGGCCTGCCCCGATCACACCGAGAAGGGCACGCTGTGGCAGCTGCTGGACGTGGCGACGCGCACCGGCATGCGCCTGACCGAGCACTACGCCATGATGCCGGCGGCCTCGGTGAGCGGCTGGTACTTCGCCCACCCCGGGGCGCGCTATTTCCAGGTCGGCCGTATCGACCGCGACCAGGTCGAGGACTACGCCGCGCGCAAGGACTGGAGCGTCGCCGAGGCCGAGCGCTGGCTGGCGCCGATCCTTGGTTACACGCGTTCCGCCGCATGA
- the metF gene encoding methylenetetrahydrofolate reductase gives MSSPHIRFSFEFFPPRDAAMEERLWQTVARLAPLQPSFVSVTYGADGSTRERTHDIVTRIHAETGLVSAPHLTCVGSTREEVLEIARRYWDAGIRHIVALRGDPPKGSTHYTPHPGGFAYAADLVAGLRSIGDFEISVAAYPEVHPEAGSAQADLDNLKRKVDAGAARAITQFFFDPAAFLRFRDAAAAAGISVPIVPGILPITRFPQITKFAAACGASIPDWLRERFAGLEDDADTRALISASVAIDMVETLRRHGVQDFHFYTLNRAGLVYAICHCLMQGPAPQVAYA, from the coding sequence TTGAGTTCACCGCACATCAGGTTTTCTTTCGAGTTTTTTCCGCCCCGCGACGCGGCGATGGAAGAACGGCTGTGGCAGACCGTGGCCCGGCTGGCGCCGCTGCAGCCATCGTTCGTCTCCGTCACCTACGGCGCCGACGGGTCCACGCGCGAGCGCACGCACGACATCGTCACGCGCATTCATGCCGAGACCGGGCTCGTGAGCGCGCCGCACCTGACCTGCGTCGGGTCCACGCGCGAAGAGGTGCTGGAGATCGCCCGGCGCTACTGGGACGCGGGTATTCGCCACATCGTCGCCCTGCGCGGCGATCCGCCCAAGGGCAGCACGCATTACACGCCGCACCCCGGCGGCTTCGCCTACGCCGCGGACCTGGTCGCCGGCCTGCGCAGCATCGGCGATTTCGAGATCTCGGTGGCCGCCTACCCGGAGGTGCATCCTGAGGCCGGGAGCGCCCAGGCCGACCTCGACAACCTGAAGCGCAAGGTGGACGCCGGCGCGGCGCGGGCGATCACCCAGTTCTTCTTCGACCCGGCGGCATTCCTGCGCTTTCGCGACGCCGCAGCCGCGGCCGGCATCAGCGTGCCGATCGTGCCCGGCATCCTGCCCATCACGCGCTTCCCGCAGATCACCAAGTTCGCTGCCGCCTGCGGCGCCAGCATCCCCGACTGGCTGCGGGAGCGCTTCGCCGGCCTGGAAGACGACGCGGACACGCGCGCGCTGATCTCGGCCAGCGTGGCCATCGACATGGTCGAGACCCTGCGTCGCCACGGCGTGCAGGATTTCCATTTCTACACCCTGAATCGCGCCGGGCTGGTGTACGCCATCTGCCACTGCCTTATGCAGGGGCCGGCGCCGCAGGTGGCGTATGCCTGA
- a CDS encoding YiiD C-terminal domain-containing protein: MLDENSAREWRQRLQALWSQRIPLAQAMQVEIRRLDRAGLLLAAPLAPNRNHVGTAFGGSLQGLATLAGWAVTLVAAAGHGAPRVVIRECRMRFLAPVEGELIATAAWPEAETVAAFRNRLATEGRARLMVAVDIGTSGESAAARFSGEFVARVEPPAAG; the protein is encoded by the coding sequence ATGCTCGACGAGAACTCGGCCCGCGAATGGCGGCAGCGGCTGCAGGCGCTGTGGTCGCAACGCATCCCCCTGGCGCAGGCCATGCAGGTGGAAATCCGCCGGCTGGACCGCGCCGGGTTGCTGCTTGCCGCGCCCCTGGCGCCAAACCGCAACCACGTCGGCACGGCCTTCGGCGGCAGCCTCCAGGGGCTCGCCACCCTCGCGGGCTGGGCGGTGACCCTCGTCGCCGCAGCAGGCCACGGCGCCCCCAGGGTGGTCATCCGCGAGTGCCGCATGCGCTTCCTGGCGCCGGTGGAAGGCGAGTTGATCGCCACCGCTGCCTGGCCGGAGGCCGAGACAGTGGCGGCCTTCCGCAACCGGCTGGCCACAGAGGGACGTGCCCGGCTCATGGTGGCGGTCGACATCGGCACGTCGGGGGAAAGCGCGGCGGCGCGCTTTTCAGGGGAGTTCGTGGCCCGCGTCGAACCGCCCGCCGCCGGCTAG
- the hslO gene encoding Hsp33 family molecular chaperone HslO, whose protein sequence is MSGGDALRRFMFEDFPVRGQLVRLEDSWREVLARQEYPPAVRSLLGEAMAACVLLASTLKFDGLLTMQIQGEGVLSLLVVQCSSDLAVRGLAKWEGDDPQGSLAELTGHGRLAITIERRSGRERYQGIVLADTDTLASCLDGYFAQSEQLPTRLWLAADGSGAAGMLLQQLPVGESRAEEDTDGDADGWQRVGLLGDTLTAEELLGLEPRQLLRRLFHEDDLRLADERAVSFRCSCTRDRVESALRLLGRDELDELLAGEGRIEVRCEFCNAAYELDRVDVARLLADQDAVPPQSDRLH, encoded by the coding sequence ATGAGCGGCGGCGACGCGCTGCGGCGCTTCATGTTCGAGGACTTCCCGGTCCGCGGCCAGCTGGTGCGGCTCGAGGACAGCTGGCGCGAGGTGCTGGCACGCCAGGAATACCCGCCGGCCGTGCGCAGCCTCTTGGGCGAGGCCATGGCGGCCTGCGTGCTGCTGGCCTCGACGCTGAAGTTCGACGGCCTCCTGACCATGCAGATCCAGGGCGAAGGCGTCCTGAGCCTGCTGGTGGTCCAGTGCAGCAGCGATCTTGCCGTGCGCGGGCTGGCCAAGTGGGAGGGCGACGACCCGCAGGGCTCGCTGGCCGAGCTCACCGGCCACGGCCGCCTCGCCATCACCATCGAGCGCCGGTCCGGTCGCGAGCGCTACCAGGGCATCGTGCTGGCCGACACCGACACCCTCGCCAGCTGCCTGGACGGGTATTTTGCGCAGTCCGAGCAGCTGCCGACCCGGCTCTGGCTGGCCGCGGACGGCAGCGGGGCGGCCGGGATGCTGTTGCAGCAGCTTCCCGTCGGCGAGAGCCGCGCCGAGGAAGACACGGACGGCGATGCAGACGGCTGGCAGCGCGTCGGGCTGCTGGGCGACACGCTGACCGCGGAAGAGCTGCTCGGCCTGGAGCCGCGCCAGCTGCTGCGACGCCTGTTCCACGAAGACGACCTGCGGCTGGCCGATGAGCGCGCGGTCAGTTTCCGCTGCAGCTGCACCCGCGACCGCGTGGAATCCGCCCTGCGCCTGCTCGGCCGGGACGAGCTGGACGAGCTGCTCGCCGGAGAGGGACGGATCGAGGTGCGCTGCGAATTCTGCAACGCCGCCTACGAGCTCGACCGGGTCGACGTGGCGCGGCTGCTGGCCGACCAGGACGCCGTGCCGCCGCAGTCAGACCGCTTGCACTAG
- a CDS encoding aminotransferase class I/II-fold pyridoxal phosphate-dependent enzyme, which produces MTPEIVEPSRALTGVKYEIRGRLARRALELERMGYEIIALNIGNPGLFGFRTPETMRLAMIENLQASEPYCHQKGIFPAREAVVMQQQSRGVVGVTAEDVFIGNGVSELIDLTLRALVNDGDEVLIPSPDYPLWTAATVLNGARAVHYPCRPENGFLPDPEEVERLVTPRTRALVVINPNNPTGRVYPRALLESLARVAERHRLVVFSDEIYDAMTYDGAEHVPMATLVQDTLCGTFSGLSKVYRACGYRVGWVVFSGSRDTADRYLESVELLSALRLCANVPGQWAVQTAIGGYQSIRDLVSPGGRLYESRQAVIDGAAGSKFIDLVTPDGAMYAFPRICTDELPDFDDERFAYQLLEHKHVLVAPGVSFNTRYNNHFRITTLPEPAVIGEVFSRIEDLLHDWSVAKAS; this is translated from the coding sequence ATGACTCCCGAAATCGTCGAGCCCAGCCGGGCCCTCACCGGCGTCAAGTACGAGATCCGCGGCCGCCTTGCGCGGCGTGCCCTGGAGCTCGAGCGCATGGGTTACGAGATCATCGCGCTGAACATCGGCAATCCCGGGCTGTTCGGTTTCCGCACCCCGGAGACCATGCGCCTGGCGATGATCGAGAACCTGCAGGCCAGCGAGCCCTACTGCCACCAGAAAGGCATTTTCCCGGCGCGCGAGGCCGTGGTGATGCAGCAGCAGAGTCGCGGCGTCGTCGGCGTCACGGCCGAGGACGTGTTCATCGGCAACGGCGTCAGCGAGCTGATCGACCTGACCCTGCGCGCGCTGGTCAACGACGGCGACGAGGTGCTGATCCCCAGCCCGGACTACCCGCTGTGGACCGCCGCGACGGTGCTCAACGGCGCCCGCGCCGTGCACTACCCCTGCCGGCCGGAAAACGGTTTCCTGCCGGACCCCGAGGAGGTCGAGCGCCTGGTCACGCCGCGCACCCGTGCGCTGGTGGTGATCAACCCGAACAACCCCACCGGCCGCGTCTATCCGCGCGCGCTGCTCGAGTCGCTGGCGCGCGTGGCCGAGCGCCACCGGCTGGTGGTGTTCAGCGACGAGATCTACGACGCCATGACCTACGACGGCGCCGAGCACGTGCCCATGGCGACGCTGGTGCAGGACACCCTGTGCGGCACCTTCTCCGGCCTGTCCAAGGTCTATCGCGCCTGCGGCTACCGCGTCGGCTGGGTGGTGTTCTCGGGCAGCCGGGACACCGCCGACCGCTACCTCGAGTCGGTCGAGCTGCTGTCGGCGCTGCGCCTGTGCGCGAATGTGCCGGGGCAGTGGGCGGTGCAGACGGCCATCGGCGGCTACCAGAGCATCCGCGACCTGGTCAGCCCCGGCGGGCGGTTGTACGAATCACGCCAGGCGGTGATCGACGGTGCGGCGGGCAGCAAGTTCATCGACCTGGTCACGCCCGACGGCGCCATGTACGCCTTCCCGCGCATATGCACCGACGAGTTACCGGACTTCGACGACGAGCGCTTCGCCTACCAGCTGCTCGAGCACAAGCACGTGCTGGTGGCGCCGGGGGTGAGCTTCAACACCCGCTATAACAACCACTTCCGCATCACGACGCTGCCCGAGCCTGCGGTGATCGGCGAGGTCTTCAGCCGCATCGAGGACCTGTTGCACGACTGGTCGGTGGCCAAGGCGTCCTAG
- the gatB gene encoding Asp-tRNA(Asn)/Glu-tRNA(Gln) amidotransferase subunit GatB: protein MEWETVIGLEIHAQLATRSKIFSGASTAYGAAPNTQACLVDLGYPGVLPVLNNGVVRMAIAFGLATESSVAARSVFARKNYFYPDLPKGYQISQYELPIVHDGRIEIRLEDGARKTVGITRAHLEEDAGKSLHEDFHGQSGIDLNRAGTPLLEIVSEPDLRSAKEAVAYMKAIHQLVRYLGICDGNMQEGSFRCDANVSVRPFGRHEFGTRTETKNLNSFRYVERAILFEVERQIDILESGGKVVQETRLYDPDKDETRPMRSKEEANDYRYFPDPDLLPLEIGPEQVEAVRAELPELPWHKRERFVAAYGLSDYDAGVLSAGRAVADYFENVAAGLDDKKLAANWVMGELAGALNKAGLDVSASPVKADAFLGLLRRIEDQTISGKIAKEVFEAMWNGEGDADAVIEARGLKQITDTGALEDVVREVIAANPGQLEQYRSGKDKLFGFFVGQVMKATGGKANPALVNELLKKLLAG from the coding sequence ATGGAATGGGAAACCGTCATCGGGCTGGAGATCCACGCCCAGCTCGCCACCCGGAGCAAGATCTTCTCCGGCGCCTCCACCGCCTACGGCGCCGCGCCGAACACGCAGGCCTGCCTGGTCGACCTGGGCTATCCCGGCGTCCTGCCGGTGCTGAACAACGGCGTGGTGCGCATGGCCATCGCCTTCGGCCTGGCCACGGAATCCAGCGTGGCTGCGCGCTCGGTGTTCGCGCGCAAGAACTACTTCTATCCCGACCTGCCCAAGGGTTACCAGATCAGCCAGTACGAACTGCCCATCGTGCATGACGGGCGCATCGAGATCCGGCTCGAGGACGGCGCCCGCAAGACGGTCGGCATCACCCGCGCGCATCTCGAGGAGGACGCCGGCAAGTCCCTGCACGAGGACTTCCACGGCCAGTCGGGCATCGACCTGAACCGAGCCGGCACGCCGCTGCTGGAGATCGTGTCCGAGCCCGACCTGCGCTCGGCGAAGGAAGCCGTGGCCTACATGAAGGCCATCCACCAGCTGGTGCGCTACCTCGGCATCTGCGACGGCAACATGCAGGAAGGCTCGTTCCGCTGCGACGCCAACGTCTCCGTGCGGCCCTTCGGGCGGCACGAGTTCGGCACCCGCACCGAGACCAAGAACCTCAACTCCTTCCGCTACGTCGAGCGCGCCATCCTGTTCGAGGTGGAGCGCCAGATCGACATCCTCGAGTCCGGCGGCAAGGTGGTGCAGGAAACGCGCCTCTACGACCCGGACAAGGACGAGACGCGCCCGATGCGCAGCAAGGAAGAGGCGAACGATTACCGCTATTTCCCGGATCCTGACCTGTTGCCGCTGGAAATCGGCCCGGAGCAGGTCGAGGCGGTGCGCGCCGAGCTCCCCGAGCTGCCGTGGCACAAGCGCGAACGCTTCGTCGCGGCGTACGGCCTGTCGGACTACGACGCCGGCGTGCTCAGCGCGGGCCGGGCCGTGGCGGATTACTTCGAGAACGTCGCCGCGGGCCTGGACGACAAGAAGCTCGCCGCCAACTGGGTCATGGGCGAGCTCGCCGGTGCCCTCAACAAGGCCGGCCTCGATGTGTCTGCCAGCCCGGTGAAGGCGGACGCGTTTCTCGGACTGCTGCGCCGGATCGAGGACCAGACCATCTCCGGCAAGATCGCCAAGGAAGTGTTCGAGGCCATGTGGAACGGCGAGGGCGACGCCGACGCCGTGATCGAGGCGCGCGGGCTGAAGCAGATCACCGACACAGGCGCGCTCGAGGACGTGGTACGCGAAGTCATCGCGGCGAACCCGGGGCAGCTGGAGCAGTACCGGTCCGGCAAGGACAAGCTGTTCGGCTTTTTCGTCGGCCAGGTGATGAAGGCCACGGGCGGCAAGGCCAACCCGGCGCTGGTGAACGAGTTGCTGAAGAAGCTGCTGGCCGGTTGA
- a CDS encoding metalloregulator ArsR/SmtB family transcription factor — MISVASSSMQPVLEAFKALADPSRLRLLALCARGELTVTELTEVLGQSQPRVSRHLKVLCGAGLLDRFREQNWVYYRVPLGGPGAEVARALLRLVPASDAALRLDRERLDRVLARRAEQLRGRAMDAATPTPAGVDARIIDLMAGEHLGELLDIGTGTGRMLRLLGVNADSAVGIDISREMLVLARSNLHAAGLDHLSVRQGNMYQLRFADASFDTVTIDQVLYQAEQPDEVLREAARVLRPGGRLLLVEYLTGAGATPASSGAAIPLDQDRLATWCVRAGLRQEVVEQLPASPWPLLVSIVRRPGAQRVAAA, encoded by the coding sequence ATGATTTCCGTCGCAAGCTCATCCATGCAGCCGGTGCTGGAGGCCTTCAAGGCCCTGGCCGATCCCAGCCGGTTGCGCCTGCTTGCGCTCTGCGCCCGCGGCGAGCTTACCGTGACCGAGCTTACCGAGGTGCTGGGGCAGAGCCAGCCGCGCGTCTCGCGGCACCTCAAGGTGCTGTGCGGGGCGGGATTGCTGGACCGCTTTCGCGAGCAGAACTGGGTGTACTACCGCGTCCCGCTCGGCGGCCCCGGCGCGGAAGTGGCGCGCGCGCTGTTGCGGCTGGTGCCGGCAAGCGATGCCGCGCTGCGGCTCGACCGCGAGCGCCTCGACCGGGTGCTGGCGCGCCGCGCGGAGCAGTTGCGCGGGCGCGCGATGGATGCAGCGACGCCGACCCCGGCCGGCGTGGACGCGCGCATCATCGACCTGATGGCGGGGGAGCACCTGGGCGAGCTGCTGGACATCGGCACCGGCACCGGCCGCATGCTGCGGCTGCTGGGCGTGAATGCAGATTCGGCGGTCGGCATCGACATCTCGCGCGAAATGCTGGTGCTGGCGCGCAGCAACCTGCACGCGGCCGGCCTCGACCACCTCTCCGTGCGCCAGGGCAACATGTACCAGCTGCGCTTCGCCGACGCGAGTTTCGACACCGTCACCATCGACCAGGTGCTGTACCAGGCGGAGCAGCCGGACGAGGTGTTGCGCGAGGCCGCTCGCGTCCTGCGTCCCGGCGGTCGCCTGCTGCTGGTCGAGTACCTCACCGGCGCAGGCGCCACGCCTGCCTCGTCCGGCGCCGCGATCCCGCTGGACCAGGACCGGCTCGCGACGTGGTGCGTGCGAGCCGGACTGCGCCAGGAAGTCGTCGAGCAACTGCCCGCGAGCCCGTGGCCGCTGCTCGTGTCCATTGTCCGCCGGCCCGGCGCCCAGCGCGTCGCGGCCGCCTGA